Proteins found in one Brachyspira murdochii DSM 12563 genomic segment:
- a CDS encoding Txe/YoeB family addiction module toxin: MNKIFYDKAWEDYIYFQKNDKKILQKINDLIKDIERNGLLIGIGKPERLKGELNGLYSRRINYEHRLVYYIEDNNLFIVGCKTHYKNN, from the coding sequence ATGAATAAAATTTTTTATGATAAAGCTTGGGAAGATTATATTTATTTTCAAAAGAACGATAAAAAAATATTACAGAAAATTAATGATCTCATAAAAGATATAGAAAGAAATGGTTTATTGATTGGTATAGGAAAACCAGAGAGATTAAAAGGTGAATTAAACGGATTATATTCTAGGCGAATAAATTATGAACATAGATTAGTATACTATATTGAAGATAATAATTTATTCATAGTTGGCTGTAAAACCCACTATAAAAATAATTAA